A region of Moorena producens PAL-8-15-08-1 DNA encodes the following proteins:
- a CDS encoding putative bifunctional diguanylate cyclase/phosphodiesterase, translating into MFARSNNDQQDQQPVERFQDCTFNDLLIPWLNRDSFRRRLRQVIQRSKRYKGYRFAVLLVGLERFKVIQFSMGRQVGAKLLKAFDSRLTYALNSTVNYTIYYTVNYTVNYTVNYTVARWSEDELAVLLEDINDVSEATLVAEQICASLRTPFSIDDHEILLSANIGIASNDRDDYQASALLDNASLALYRAKMESNTGYQLFTPAMRTRSVERLQLEDSLRLGIKRQELRLYYQPIVSLETHKLAGFEALVRWEHPERGLLLPAEFIPVAEETKLIVPLGWWVLREACQQMCQWQQQFPHYRDLTISVNVSSLQLSQPDLIGKIDTILWDSGLDAKSLKLEITESILLETTAVVLLEKLKQRQIQLCIDDFGTGYSGFSYLPNFPIDILKIDRSFVKGMSDNHKHEKILRWMVKLANDFGIHVVAEGVETEKQLGQLCDWRCQYGQGYWFSKPLNAQATEAWLEALSVGRWGDREMKKWESGIGNRESGIGNRELRIKED; encoded by the coding sequence GTGTTCGCTAGAAGTAACAATGATCAGCAAGATCAGCAACCTGTAGAAAGGTTTCAGGATTGTACCTTTAATGACCTCCTGATTCCCTGGCTCAACCGAGATAGTTTTAGGAGACGGTTGAGGCAAGTAATCCAGAGGTCAAAGCGGTATAAGGGTTATCGATTCGCCGTCTTATTGGTGGGTTTGGAACGTTTCAAAGTCATTCAGTTTAGTATGGGACGGCAAGTGGGAGCAAAATTGCTAAAGGCTTTTGATTCTCGCTTGACTTATGCCCTGAATTCTACCGTTAACTATACCATTTACTATACCGTTAACTATACTGTTAACTATACCGTTAACTATACAGTGGCGCGGTGGTCCGAAGATGAATTAGCGGTCTTGCTCGAAGACATTAACGATGTCAGTGAAGCTACCTTGGTAGCAGAACAGATTTGCGCTAGCCTGCGGACGCCTTTTTCGATTGATGACCATGAGATCTTGTTGAGTGCCAATATTGGAATTGCTAGCAATGACAGGGATGATTACCAAGCCTCTGCTCTTCTTGACAACGCCAGTCTAGCTCTTTATCGAGCCAAAATGGAGAGTAACACTGGCTATCAGCTGTTTACCCCTGCCATGCGCACCCGGAGTGTAGAGCGGTTGCAGTTAGAAGATAGTTTACGCTTGGGTATTAAGCGCCAAGAATTGCGGCTTTATTACCAGCCAATTGTGTCTCTTGAAACCCATAAGCTGGCTGGCTTTGAGGCACTGGTGCGCTGGGAGCATCCCGAACGGGGACTGCTGTTACCAGCAGAATTTATTCCGGTGGCAGAAGAAACAAAGCTGATTGTGCCACTGGGTTGGTGGGTACTACGGGAGGCTTGCCAACAAATGTGCCAGTGGCAACAACAGTTTCCCCACTATCGGGATTTAACCATCAGTGTTAACGTCTCTAGCTTACAATTATCCCAACCGGATCTAATCGGTAAAATCGACACAATTTTGTGGGATTCTGGTCTCGATGCCAAGAGTTTGAAACTGGAGATTACAGAAAGTATACTACTGGAAACCACTGCAGTAGTTCTGTTGGAGAAACTCAAACAGCGACAGATTCAGTTGTGCATTGATGATTTTGGGACTGGCTATTCTGGCTTCAGTTACTTGCCAAATTTTCCCATAGATATATTAAAAATTGACCGCTCTTTTGTCAAAGGTATGAGTGATAATCACAAACATGAGAAAATTTTGCGGTGGATGGTAAAGTTGGCAAACGACTTCGGCATACATGTAGTGGCAGAGGGAGTGGAAACCGAAAAGCAATTGGGACAGCTTTGTGATTGGCGTTGTCAATATGGACAGGGGTATTGGTTTTCTAAACCTTTAAATGCCCAAGCTACTGAAGCCTGGTTAGAAGCTCTAAGTGTGGGGAGATGGGGAGATAGGGAGATGAAGAAATGGGAATCGGGAATCGGGAATCGGGAATCGGGAATTGGGAATCGGGAACTTAGGATCAAGGAAGATTAG
- the ltrA gene encoding group II intron reverse transcriptase/maturase, with the protein MSNTHEPVMVESNNWNSLNWKTIERAVFKLQKRIYKASQNGDKAKVRKLQKLLAKSKSAKLLAIRKVTQDNRGKRTAGIDGKKSLDPSQRLALARYLELDGKANPVRRIMIPKPGKKEKRPLGIPNMEDRAKQALAKIALEPEWEAKFETNSYGFRPGRSTKDAIAAIYSDINKQDYYVLDADIQKCFDRIDHQKLLDKVDTYPQMRRQLKAWLKAGAVGKDGFINTPAGTPQGGVISPLLANIALHGMTQLMKEEFPLRYITKALGKKYNLPSGRTLRTPIVHRYADDFIILHQSKEVVLEAKEAIQEWLKEIGLNLKESKTSIAHTLGKEGTLTGFDYLGFNIRQYEVNEVNSRKDRTGKKLGYKTLIKPSKESINRHMDDLKITIRKHRNSDQATLIGDLNAKITGWANQYNSVVSSRIFGQIDYKLFHKLERWAKYRSPNIGAKEAMSNYWWIDKGEGWTFKTPDGTATLVKHKDTKIKRVVRLIGHKSIYDGDWLYWAERLAKYHGVKPTVNKLLKKQKGRCGLCNQRFKADDIFEVDHIIPQRAGGSNKLDNKQLVHAHCHHTKTREHRTIYPHFGEQ; encoded by the coding sequence ATGTCCAATACACACGAACCCGTGATGGTGGAATCGAATAACTGGAACTCTCTCAACTGGAAAACCATTGAGAGAGCAGTGTTCAAGCTGCAAAAGCGTATCTACAAAGCCTCCCAAAATGGGGACAAAGCCAAAGTTAGAAAGCTACAAAAACTACTTGCCAAATCAAAATCAGCGAAACTGCTAGCCATAAGGAAAGTAACTCAAGATAACAGAGGTAAAAGAACCGCCGGAATTGATGGGAAGAAGAGTCTTGACCCATCTCAAAGGTTAGCGCTGGCCAGATACCTAGAGTTGGACGGTAAGGCCAATCCTGTAAGAAGGATAATGATTCCTAAACCCGGAAAGAAGGAAAAAAGACCTCTAGGAATCCCAAATATGGAAGACAGAGCGAAACAGGCATTAGCCAAAATAGCTCTAGAACCAGAGTGGGAAGCCAAATTTGAGACAAATTCTTACGGATTCAGACCTGGGAGAAGCACAAAGGACGCAATAGCGGCCATATACTCAGACATCAACAAACAGGATTATTACGTCCTAGATGCTGATATACAAAAGTGCTTTGACCGTATAGACCATCAAAAACTGTTGGACAAAGTGGATACATATCCACAAATGCGAAGACAGTTAAAGGCTTGGTTGAAAGCAGGAGCCGTTGGAAAAGATGGGTTCATCAACACACCAGCAGGTACACCTCAAGGAGGAGTAATCTCGCCATTATTGGCAAATATCGCATTGCACGGTATGACCCAATTAATGAAAGAGGAATTTCCCCTAAGGTATATCACTAAAGCGTTAGGAAAAAAGTACAACCTACCCAGTGGGAGAACTCTAAGAACTCCCATAGTCCACAGATATGCAGATGATTTCATTATCCTGCACCAAAGTAAAGAGGTTGTACTGGAAGCCAAAGAGGCAATTCAAGAATGGCTAAAAGAAATTGGACTGAACCTAAAGGAATCTAAAACCTCAATAGCACACACCCTAGGAAAGGAAGGGACTTTGACAGGTTTTGACTACCTTGGGTTCAACATCCGACAATATGAGGTCAATGAGGTTAATAGCCGGAAGGATAGGACGGGTAAGAAATTAGGGTATAAAACACTAATCAAACCCAGTAAGGAATCCATAAATAGGCATATGGATGACCTGAAAATAACTATCAGAAAGCACAGAAACTCTGACCAAGCCACATTAATAGGAGACCTAAACGCTAAAATAACTGGATGGGCAAACCAATACAACTCAGTGGTTAGCTCCAGAATATTTGGACAAATTGACTATAAGCTATTCCACAAACTAGAAAGATGGGCTAAATATAGGTCTCCAAACATTGGAGCCAAAGAAGCCATGTCCAACTATTGGTGGATAGACAAAGGGGAAGGATGGACATTCAAAACCCCTGATGGAACAGCTACCTTGGTGAAACATAAAGACACCAAAATAAAAAGGGTAGTTAGACTAATAGGTCACAAATCCATATATGACGGAGACTGGCTATATTGGGCTGAAAGGCTTGCCAAATACCATGGGGTAAAACCCACAGTAAATAAACTGCTGAAAAAGCAGAAGGGAAGATGCGGTCTGTGCAATCAAAGGTTTAAGGCCGATGATATTTTTGAAGTAGACCACATCATCCCCCAAAGAGCAGGCGGTAGTAATAAGCTAGACAACAAACAGCTAGTCCATGCTCACTGTCACCATACCAAAACTCGGGAACACAGAACAATATATCCCCACTTTGGAGAGCAATAA
- a CDS encoding cytosine deaminase → MIPTAERYWLTNAYVPFCLLENSNVCDRNEQGLCLVDIEINQGAIAAIVPKAIVPKGQQKAKLEKGRYGNANSVEASTDTSNIPSHIPSINLKQGQVWPCFLDIHTHLDKGHIWERSPNPDGTFNSACLTGDADAETYWQRSDLYRRMEFGLKCSYAHGTKAIRTHIDWVGEQSAISLGVFQTLQKEWLDRITLQAVSLVTLDYYQTPAAAITLADTIAELGGILGGVAYTNQDLDAQLDTVFSLAKERNLNLDFHADENGNPDSHCLRQIAKAAIRHQFTGKIICGHCCSLAVQPLEEVAETLKLVKAAGIAIVSLPMCNLYLQDRQANCTPSWRGVTRLHEIKQQGIPVTLASDNCRDPFYGFGDHDVLEVFTQAVRIAHLDMPIGDWPCAVTKTAADLMDLPEMGRIGVGLPADLIVFKGRHFSELLSRPQHDRIILRQGKPIDTTLPDYAELDDL, encoded by the coding sequence ATGATTCCCACAGCCGAACGATACTGGCTCACAAATGCCTATGTACCATTTTGTCTACTGGAAAACAGCAACGTTTGCGATCGCAACGAGCAGGGTTTGTGCTTAGTTGATATTGAAATTAATCAGGGAGCCATTGCTGCGATAGTGCCAAAGGCGATTGTTCCCAAAGGGCAGCAAAAGGCTAAACTCGAAAAGGGCCGCTACGGGAATGCAAACAGTGTTGAAGCTAGCACAGATACCAGTAACATACCTAGTCACATCCCCAGTATAAATCTCAAGCAAGGACAAGTATGGCCGTGTTTTCTAGATATACACACCCATCTGGATAAAGGTCATATCTGGGAACGCTCTCCCAATCCTGATGGTACTTTTAATAGTGCCTGTCTGACCGGAGATGCTGATGCCGAAACCTATTGGCAACGGTCAGATTTATATCGGCGCATGGAATTTGGACTCAAATGTAGCTATGCTCATGGCACTAAAGCTATCCGCACCCACATTGACTGGGTTGGAGAACAAAGTGCGATTAGCCTAGGCGTTTTCCAAACCCTCCAGAAGGAATGGCTTGACAGAATTACCCTACAAGCGGTGTCTCTAGTTACTTTAGATTACTATCAAACTCCCGCCGCTGCCATTACCTTAGCCGACACAATTGCTGAACTCGGAGGCATACTTGGGGGGGTAGCCTATACCAACCAAGATCTGGATGCTCAACTCGATACTGTTTTCTCTTTAGCTAAGGAGAGAAACCTCAACCTAGATTTCCATGCTGATGAAAACGGTAATCCCGATTCCCATTGCTTACGACAGATTGCCAAAGCTGCTATTCGTCATCAGTTTACCGGAAAAATTATTTGTGGTCACTGTTGCAGTTTAGCAGTGCAACCCTTAGAGGAAGTTGCGGAAACTCTCAAGTTAGTCAAAGCCGCAGGAATTGCTATTGTTAGCTTACCCATGTGCAATCTTTATCTACAGGATCGACAGGCTAACTGTACACCCTCTTGGCGGGGAGTCACCAGGCTACATGAAATTAAACAACAGGGTATTCCGGTAACCTTGGCTAGTGATAATTGTCGAGACCCCTTTTATGGATTTGGGGATCATGATGTATTAGAAGTCTTTACCCAAGCCGTACGGATTGCCCATTTAGATATGCCCATCGGTGATTGGCCTTGTGCCGTAACCAAGACAGCGGCTGATTTAATGGATTTACCCGAGATGGGTAGGATTGGGGTGGGACTCCCAGCAGATTTGATTGTGTTTAAGGGACGCCATTTCAGTGAACTTTTGTCCCGTCCCCAGCATGACCGAATTATCTTGCGTCAGGGTAAGCCAATAGATACTACGTTGCCGGATTATGCTGAGTTGGATGATTTATAG
- a CDS encoding DUF4058 family protein: protein MPSIFPGMDPYLEHPDLWPEVHHWLISLIAECLIPQVRPKYKVAIEKRIYQVNKTNQDDVLLVGIPDVTVKRQPNTEDSPTSNVAVAPPTTKPVTVIVPMPEEIKQGYLEVRDMTTGAVVTAIEVLSPVNKRSGEGRETYLKKRQRVLGSLTNLVEIDLLRSWKPMPLLDNTIDSDYRVLVSREERRPRAELYSCNLPEQLPVFSLPLRPEDSEPIVDLQGIINSVYERGGYDYQLDYDQEPVPAFSDKNRIWAKELFKTGI from the coding sequence ATGCCGTCAATCTTTCCCGGTATGGATCCGTATTTAGAGCATCCGGATTTATGGCCAGAAGTACATCATTGGTTGATTAGTTTAATTGCTGAGTGTTTAATTCCTCAGGTACGTCCGAAGTATAAAGTAGCTATTGAAAAGCGCATTTATCAAGTTAATAAAACTAACCAAGATGATGTCTTATTAGTTGGAATTCCTGATGTTACTGTTAAACGTCAACCCAATACTGAAGATTCTCCCACCTCTAACGTTGCTGTTGCGCCACCAACCACAAAACCAGTAACAGTAATAGTTCCTATGCCTGAAGAAATCAAACAAGGATATTTGGAAGTAAGAGATATGACTACCGGTGCTGTGGTAACCGCTATCGAAGTTTTATCTCCAGTTAATAAGCGCTCTGGTGAAGGGAGAGAAACTTACCTGAAAAAACGCCAACGGGTGTTAGGAAGCTTGACCAATTTAGTGGAGATCGATTTGCTCAGATCCTGGAAACCAATGCCACTATTAGATAACACTATTGATAGCGATTATCGGGTTTTAGTTAGTCGAGAGGAGCGTCGCCCACGAGCCGAGTTATATAGTTGTAATCTCCCAGAGCAACTACCAGTTTTTTCTCTACCATTACGTCCAGAAGATTCTGAACCGATAGTGGATTTACAAGGTATAATTAATAGTGTTTATGAACGAGGGGGTTATGATTACCAACTCGATTATGATCAAGAGCCAGTACCAGCTTTTTCAGATAAAAATCGGATATGGGCTAAGGAATTGTTTAAAACTGGTATATAG
- a CDS encoding AAA-like domain-containing protein: MKNHNYQVGGSLPPDTLCYVHRRADQDLYQALVAGEFCYVLTSRQMGKSSLRVQTTQRLQAIGIHCGIVDLTEIGTQDLTADQWYASILRCLVSSFNLQVNLRAWWRSRSYLSPVKRLSDFIEEVLLAEVEGNLVIFIDEIDSILGLSFPIEDFFALIRACYNKRTENQAYQRLSFVLLGVATPTDLIVDKQRTPFNIGRGIELCGFTLEEAKPLALGFNGRVSNPKALLREILAFTGGQPLLTQKLCQLILEDIEHCTRLLSEEGTSDPATGNSGEEFTQTVSKTVSKNYFGKRCTVNPTSIEYLVGRRIIENWEVQDEPEHLKTIRDRILSYEQRAGRLLGLYQQILQLGAVAADDSWEQMELLLSGLVVKSHGKVRVRNPIYATVFNCDWVSKQLSNLRPYNTSLRAWFNGDCQDESRLLRGQALLDALAWADARSLSDQDYQFLSASQALDKREAQRAEAARTKAVEIQLTKEKEISRLQKLLLATVSTGFLVSASLGLIAFQEYEKAVINEINAIAKSSEAFYASNHKLDALIYAIKAWKKLQHVAGAKANTQTQEVEKMLWRIIYEIKEYNRFSGHRAAVYDLVFSPDGEMIASASGDKTVKLWQRDGTLLNTLEGHGSQVKGVAFSPDGEMIASASADKTVKLWQRDGTLLNTFTNHNAGFEAVAFSRDGKLIASASEDNTVKLLTIEGKLHKLLIGHSAGVEGIAFSPDGEMIASASEDNTVKLWTKEGRLLRTFIGHGSGVEGVAFSPDGEMIASASEDNTVKLWTIQGKLLKTLTGHRDEVYGVAFSPDGKLIASASEDNTIKLWTKEGRLLTILEGHRDEVEGIAFSPDGKIIASASEDSTIKLWKQNSTLYTTLSGHWNGVRAVAFSPDGQTIASGSSDKTVKLWQPDGTLKLTRDNHSAIVNGVAFSPDGDIIASASSDKKVKLWDKHGTFLATLNNHSAGVEGVAFSPDGQIIASASEDKTIKLWQRDGSLLTTLEGHSNEVEGVAFSPNGKMIASASEDKTIKLWQRDSTCTGLAKPTQNSNLLPECWSNSFYTLTGHEDEVKTVAISPDGKFIASGSEDKTVKVWEGDTQEKNLTKPKLRHTLTGHSDRITGVTFRPNSTMIASASADKTVKLWDHNGNLLTTLTAHQDEVEGIAFSQDGKILASASADSNVILWNLDQVPDDLDQVLTYSCDWLQDYLKTNAELEKRDRTLCDRIKELKRE, from the coding sequence ATGAAAAACCACAACTATCAAGTTGGCGGGAGTTTACCCCCTGATACCCTCTGCTATGTGCACCGTAGAGCAGATCAGGATTTGTATCAGGCTCTGGTAGCGGGGGAATTTTGCTATGTCCTTACCTCCAGGCAAATGGGTAAGTCTTCTTTGAGGGTGCAAACTACTCAGCGATTACAAGCAATAGGCATCCACTGTGGGATCGTTGATTTGACAGAAATTGGTACCCAAGATTTGACAGCAGACCAGTGGTATGCAAGTATCTTGCGCTGTCTGGTGAGCAGCTTCAACCTCCAGGTCAATTTACGGGCTTGGTGGCGCTCACGCTCTTATCTATCCCCAGTGAAGCGTCTTAGTGATTTTATTGAGGAGGTTCTACTGGCAGAGGTTGAGGGAAATTTGGTGATCTTTATTGATGAAATCGATAGCATTCTGGGTTTATCGTTCCCGATTGAAGATTTTTTTGCCCTAATCCGAGCCTGTTACAACAAGCGCACAGAAAACCAAGCCTACCAACGCCTCAGTTTTGTTTTGTTAGGGGTAGCCACTCCCACGGATTTGATCGTAGATAAGCAACGGACTCCCTTTAATATCGGACGGGGGATTGAGTTATGTGGATTTACTCTGGAAGAAGCCAAACCCCTAGCGTTAGGTTTTAACGGAAGGGTTAGCAATCCCAAAGCCTTACTTAGGGAAATCCTGGCGTTTACGGGAGGACAGCCTTTACTGACTCAAAAGCTATGTCAGCTGATTCTAGAGGATATAGAGCATTGTACTAGACTTCTTTCAGAAGAGGGAACTTCGGATCCCGCAACAGGGAACAGTGGAGAAGAATTCACCCAAACGGTATCAAAAACAGTATCAAAAAACTACTTTGGCAAGAGGTGTACTGTCAATCCCACATCGATTGAGTACCTTGTGGGTAGGCGAATTATCGAGAATTGGGAAGTCCAAGATGAACCAGAGCATCTGAAGACTATACGCGATCGCATTCTCAGCTATGAGCAACGGGCTGGGCGGTTATTAGGACTTTATCAGCAAATTCTGCAACTCGGAGCAGTAGCAGCAGATGACAGTTGGGAACAAATGGAATTGCTACTGTCGGGATTAGTGGTCAAGAGTCACGGCAAGGTTAGAGTCCGCAACCCCATTTATGCTACTGTTTTCAACTGTGATTGGGTCAGCAAGCAACTATCAAATCTTCGTCCCTATAACACAAGTCTTAGAGCTTGGTTCAATGGTGATTGTCAGGATGAATCGAGACTATTGCGAGGTCAAGCCTTACTCGATGCCTTAGCTTGGGCAGATGCCCGTAGCCTGAGTGACCAAGATTATCAGTTCTTATCCGCTAGCCAAGCCTTGGATAAACGGGAGGCTCAACGGGCTGAAGCCGCACGAACTAAAGCAGTGGAAATACAATTGACCAAAGAGAAAGAAATTTCCCGACTGCAAAAGCTGCTGCTCGCTACAGTGAGCACAGGATTTCTAGTGTCCGCTAGTTTAGGGCTGATCGCTTTCCAGGAGTACGAAAAAGCTGTCATTAACGAAATTAATGCGATCGCAAAATCTTCTGAAGCGTTCTATGCTTCCAATCACAAGTTGGATGCCTTGATCTACGCTATCAAGGCTTGGAAGAAACTGCAACACGTAGCTGGGGCAAAGGCAAATACCCAGACTCAAGAAGTTGAGAAAATGCTCTGGCGAATCATTTATGAGATTAAGGAGTACAATCGCTTCTCAGGACATCGGGCTGCGGTTTACGACCTGGTTTTTAGCCCAGATGGTGAGATGATTGCCTCGGCTAGTGGTGACAAGACCGTCAAACTCTGGCAGCGGGACGGCACTCTGTTAAACACCCTAGAAGGCCATGGCTCCCAAGTAAAGGGAGTGGCGTTTAGCCCGGATGGTGAGATGATTGCCTCGGCTAGTGCCGACAAGACTGTCAAACTTTGGCAGCGGGACGGCACTCTGCTAAACACCTTCACTAACCATAATGCTGGGTTTGAAGCAGTAGCCTTCAGCCGGGATGGTAAGCTAATCGCCTCCGCTAGTGAAGACAACACTGTCAAACTTTTGACTATTGAGGGCAAGTTACATAAACTCCTGATAGGGCATAGTGCAGGAGTTGAAGGAATAGCGTTTAGCCCCGATGGTGAGATGATAGCTTCCGCCTCTGAAGACAATACTGTCAAACTCTGGACTAAAGAGGGCAGGTTGCTTAGAACCTTTATAGGCCATGGGAGTGGAGTTGAAGGAGTAGCGTTTAGCCCCGATGGTGAGATGATAGCTTCTGCCTCTGAAGACAACACTGTCAAACTCTGGACTATACAGGGCAAGTTGCTTAAAACCTTAACAGGACATCGGGACGAAGTTTATGGAGTTGCTTTTAGTCCCGATGGTAAGCTAATTGCCTCAGCTAGTGAGGATAATACCATTAAACTCTGGACAAAAGAGGGCAGGTTGCTCACTATCCTAGAAGGTCATCGGGATGAGGTCGAGGGAATCGCCTTCAGTCCTGATGGTAAGATAATTGCTTCGGCGAGTGAGGACAGTACCATTAAGCTGTGGAAACAAAACAGTACTTTGTACACAACCCTTAGTGGTCATTGGAATGGGGTAAGGGCAGTAGCATTCAGCCCCGATGGTCAGACAATTGCTTCAGGAAGTAGCGACAAAACTGTCAAACTCTGGCAACCAGACGGCACCTTAAAACTTACCCGAGATAATCATAGCGCTATAGTTAATGGAGTAGCATTCAGTCCCGATGGTGACATTATTGCTTCGGCAAGTAGTGACAAGAAAGTGAAACTCTGGGATAAACATGGTACCTTCTTAGCTACCCTAAATAATCATTCCGCTGGGGTTGAGGGAGTAGCATTCAGTCCCGATGGTCAGATAATTGCTTCGGCGTCTGAAGATAAAACCATTAAACTCTGGCAGCGGGATGGTAGCTTGCTAACCACCCTAGAAGGTCATAGCAATGAGGTGGAGGGAGTAGCGTTCAGTCCCAATGGTAAGATGATAGCTTCAGCGTCTGAAGATAAAACCATTAAACTGTGGCAGCGGGATAGTACCTGTACAGGGCTTGCAAAACCAACTCAAAACAGCAATTTACTACCGGAATGCTGGAGCAATAGTTTCTATACTCTCACAGGCCATGAGGATGAGGTGAAAACAGTAGCAATTAGCCCTGATGGTAAGTTCATTGCTTCCGGTAGTGAGGATAAGACAGTCAAAGTTTGGGAAGGGGACACTCAAGAAAAGAATCTGACCAAACCAAAACTGCGACATACCCTGACAGGACACAGTGACCGGATTACGGGAGTGACCTTTAGACCCAATAGCACAATGATCGCGTCTGCCAGTGCTGACAAGACGGTGAAACTTTGGGATCACAATGGTAACTTGCTGACTACCCTCACCGCACATCAGGATGAGGTAGAGGGAATCGCTTTCAGCCAAGATGGGAAAATCCTAGCCTCCGCTAGTGCTGATAGTAACGTGATTTTGTGGAATCTGGATCAAGTCCCCGATGATCTTGATCAAGTCCTAACTTATAGTTGTGATTGGCTCCAGGATTATTTGAAAACAAATGCTGAGCTAGAAAAACGCGATCGCACTCTTTGTGATCGGATTAAGGAATTGAAAAGGGAGTAG
- a CDS encoding AAA-like domain-containing protein, with amino-acid sequence MSVEEALAMVDTVIKPERLNAVQELVLRQCWSGQTYQEIADSSGYDADYIRVVGSRLWHILSEVFGEKITKSNIRSVIRERLREVELEELGELDLELPTEMELPRGVVPLNSSFYIERPPNDSLCYETVLQPGALIRIKAPRQMGKTSLMVRVLDHARASGFRTVALSLQQADANVFTDLERFLQWFCATVTRSLELPNKLTDYWDDIFGSSGNTTDYFENYLLKEIDTPMVLALDEVNLLFNYPAIATDFLGLLRAWYEKAKYGVTGSTIWQKLRLIIIHSTDVYITLHIHQSPFNVGLSIELPEFTNAQVQELARRHGIDWGSDDSSFNHVSLIMAKVGGNPCLLRVALYHLRRGDVTFEELLNSAASESGIYHDDLRRQWWNLQHYPQLVPAYRNVVMSSQPVELEQKLAFKLQSLGLVQLHKQGAVPSCDLYRQYFSTYLG; translated from the coding sequence ATGAGTGTTGAAGAAGCATTGGCGATGGTAGATACGGTCATCAAACCCGAACGCTTAAACGCTGTTCAAGAACTGGTGCTACGCCAATGTTGGTCAGGACAAACTTATCAAGAGATTGCTGACAGTTCTGGTTACGACGCCGATTACATTCGGGTGGTTGGCTCCCGGTTGTGGCATATCCTGTCAGAGGTTTTTGGAGAGAAGATCACAAAAAGTAACATTCGTTCTGTGATCAGGGAGCGATTACGAGAGGTCGAGCTTGAGGAGTTGGGAGAGCTCGACCTGGAATTACCTACAGAGATGGAATTGCCTAGAGGTGTGGTGCCTCTGAATTCCTCATTTTATATCGAGCGTCCCCCCAATGACTCTCTATGTTACGAAACAGTGTTGCAGCCAGGGGCATTAATCCGAATTAAAGCCCCTAGACAGATGGGTAAAACCTCGCTGATGGTGAGGGTTCTCGATCATGCTAGAGCATCTGGCTTCCGCACAGTTGCTCTAAGCTTGCAGCAAGCCGATGCCAATGTCTTCACCGATTTAGAACGATTTTTACAATGGTTCTGTGCCACAGTCACTCGTAGCCTAGAATTACCAAATAAACTGACTGATTATTGGGATGATATCTTTGGCAGCAGTGGCAATACCACAGATTACTTCGAGAATTATCTATTAAAAGAAATAGATACACCGATGGTATTGGCATTAGATGAGGTCAACCTGTTGTTTAATTACCCTGCCATTGCCACGGATTTTTTGGGTTTGTTGCGAGCTTGGTATGAGAAAGCCAAATACGGTGTAACCGGTAGCACAATTTGGCAAAAATTGCGCTTAATTATTATACATTCTACGGACGTTTATATTACCTTACATATCCACCAATCCCCCTTTAATGTGGGATTATCTATTGAATTGCCAGAGTTTACTAACGCCCAAGTGCAAGAATTAGCCCGTCGCCACGGAATCGATTGGGGGAGTGATGATTCGAGCTTCAATCACGTATCATTAATTATGGCTAAAGTAGGAGGAAATCCTTGTCTTTTAAGGGTAGCGTTATATCATCTTAGGCGCGGTGACGTTACCTTTGAGGAGTTATTGAATTCAGCAGCAAGCGAATCGGGAATTTATCATGATGACCTTCGACGACAATGGTGGAATCTACAACACTATCCACAACTGGTTCCAGCCTATCGAAACGTAGTGATGTCATCCCAGCCAGTGGAATTAGAGCAAAAGCTAGCCTTTAAGTTGCAAAGTTTAGGATTAGTACAACTCCACAAACAGGGAGCTGTGCCTAGTTGTGATTTGTATCGTCAGTACTTTAGTACTTACCTGGGGTAA